A stretch of the Streptomyces sp. NBC_01428 genome encodes the following:
- a CDS encoding acyl-CoA dehydrogenase family protein, with translation MRSLDAAREICESYLPGLLKNLDDIPLADLEKPESPGVTHFRTAKGPGLVIPKEYQGAGADPLQALAVVRAIGAVSPSLAVATTMHHFSVATLFTLADSIKSSGMEWALLEGIAEQNLLVASGFAEGKPSQGILTPTMRAEQAEGGFVINGSKKPCSLSRSMDLLTASVALPTPDGGSEMAVLLVPRQTDGITSHPFWQSWALAGAESNEVRLTDVFVDEQLIMRTELGEAGELDELQTVGFIWFELLISAAYVGMVSALVERLYRSGRGGESDRANLIAKLETANLLLEGVARMVMDGERGNEALAKTLVARYAVQDALGETVNRAVELLGGMAFITSSDVAYLAAVSHGLTFHPPSRTSFQGPFLEHVAGKPLRLA, from the coding sequence ATGCGTTCCCTGGACGCGGCTCGGGAGATCTGCGAGAGCTATCTGCCCGGCCTGCTCAAGAACCTCGATGACATTCCGCTCGCCGATCTGGAGAAGCCGGAGAGCCCCGGCGTCACCCACTTCCGCACCGCCAAGGGCCCGGGGCTGGTGATCCCCAAGGAGTACCAGGGTGCCGGCGCGGACCCGCTCCAGGCGCTCGCCGTCGTACGGGCCATCGGCGCCGTCTCTCCCTCGCTGGCCGTCGCCACCACGATGCACCACTTCTCCGTGGCCACCCTCTTCACCCTGGCCGACTCCATCAAGAGCAGCGGCATGGAGTGGGCGCTGCTCGAGGGCATCGCCGAGCAGAACCTCCTGGTCGCCTCCGGGTTCGCCGAGGGGAAGCCCTCGCAGGGCATCCTCACGCCGACCATGCGGGCGGAACAGGCGGAGGGCGGGTTCGTCATCAACGGCTCGAAGAAGCCGTGCAGCCTCTCCCGGTCGATGGACCTCCTGACGGCGAGCGTGGCGCTGCCGACGCCCGACGGGGGTTCCGAGATGGCGGTGCTGCTCGTGCCGCGCCAGACCGACGGCATCACCAGCCACCCCTTCTGGCAGAGCTGGGCGCTGGCGGGCGCCGAGAGCAACGAGGTGCGCCTGACGGACGTGTTCGTCGACGAACAGCTGATCATGCGGACCGAACTCGGGGAGGCCGGCGAGCTCGACGAACTGCAGACCGTCGGGTTCATCTGGTTCGAACTGCTCATCTCCGCCGCGTACGTGGGGATGGTCTCCGCGCTGGTGGAACGCCTGTACCGGTCGGGCCGCGGCGGCGAGTCGGACCGGGCGAACCTGATCGCCAAGCTGGAGACCGCGAACCTGCTCCTCGAAGGCGTCGCCCGGATGGTGATGGACGGCGAGCGGGGCAACGAGGCGCTCGCGAAGACCCTGGTGGCGCGCTACGCGGTCCAGGACGCGCTCGGCGAGACGGTGAACCGCGCCGTGGAGCTGCTGGGCGGCATGGCCTTCATCACCTCCTCCGACGTCGCCTACCTTGCCGCGGTCTCGCACGGGCTGACCTTCCACCCGCCGTCCCGCACGAGCTTCCAGGGCCCGTTCCTCGAACACGTGGCGGGCAAGCCGCTTCGGCTGGCCTGA
- a CDS encoding aldehyde dehydrogenase family protein, with protein MAGGAPLTQEDVVLAPGASTYLSYVDGKNIPSTEWVYVLDAAALLDDAFTNLTLKRKLERGQWHGGPAGGELPPTIVGRVAKADRETVEQALGAAARAAREWSAAPLDVRLEQLGTLLHDRLADRAGEIIDILVKEGHPLALARWQVSGMLECFGPESLGFYRTQMLQEFRHGAREISVRRQPDGVVCLNPPQNAPLSSALLGVTSLFAGNALVVRAPRSAPLGVMYVLHEVVVPALEEVGAPPGTLGVVCGDPAPMLNAWLQSPHVDDIMYFGSSENGIRFQERCVAAGKKPILELAGNDVVVVWKDADVRLAAEALTESFYGSGQLCMIPNQVLAHPDIAESLTAELARQSALVKPGHAGDEDVLLTPVLRNEKFFSCLQDALDSGAELVCGGHAMQLDGARDSSGIFLEPTVVLVRGLDGARDVRAVAHETFFPLLPVVVASRADGDDEELLEKFIDWVNSNEYGLRNSLWADDRSVIDRFTARVTKGGLLKVNDSHIGFLPYLPTHGGTGLTGGVFGEANYPILRTSHVQGVSVSVQGLRPREAVFGGGRPATAAPAPADHRG; from the coding sequence ATGGCGGGGGGAGCGCCGCTCACCCAGGAGGATGTCGTCCTCGCCCCTGGGGCCTCGACGTATCTCTCCTATGTCGACGGAAAGAACATTCCGAGTACGGAATGGGTCTACGTCCTGGACGCGGCGGCACTGCTCGACGACGCCTTCACCAATCTGACCCTGAAGCGGAAACTGGAGCGCGGTCAGTGGCACGGCGGTCCGGCGGGAGGTGAGCTGCCGCCCACGATCGTCGGCCGGGTCGCGAAGGCGGACCGCGAGACGGTCGAGCAGGCCCTCGGGGCCGCTGCCCGGGCCGCCCGCGAATGGTCCGCGGCCCCCCTGGACGTGCGCCTCGAACAGCTCGGCACCCTCCTCCACGACCGGCTCGCCGACCGGGCCGGCGAGATCATCGACATCCTGGTCAAGGAGGGCCACCCGCTGGCGCTCGCCCGCTGGCAGGTCTCCGGCATGCTGGAGTGCTTCGGACCCGAGTCGCTCGGGTTCTACCGCACCCAGATGCTCCAGGAGTTCCGGCACGGCGCCCGCGAGATCTCCGTACGCCGGCAGCCCGACGGGGTCGTCTGCCTCAACCCGCCGCAGAACGCGCCCCTTTCGAGCGCGCTCCTCGGCGTGACCTCGCTCTTCGCGGGCAACGCCCTGGTCGTACGGGCCCCGCGCAGCGCACCGCTCGGCGTGATGTACGTCCTGCACGAGGTGGTGGTCCCCGCGCTGGAGGAGGTCGGAGCCCCGCCCGGCACCCTCGGCGTGGTGTGCGGCGACCCGGCGCCGATGCTGAACGCCTGGCTGCAGAGCCCGCACGTCGACGACATCATGTACTTCGGCAGCAGCGAGAACGGCATCCGGTTCCAGGAGCGCTGTGTCGCCGCCGGCAAGAAGCCGATCCTCGAACTCGCCGGCAACGACGTGGTGGTGGTCTGGAAGGACGCCGACGTCCGACTGGCCGCGGAAGCGCTCACCGAGAGCTTCTACGGCTCCGGACAACTCTGCATGATCCCCAACCAGGTGCTCGCCCACCCCGACATCGCCGAGTCGCTCACCGCCGAACTCGCCCGCCAGAGCGCCCTGGTGAAGCCGGGCCACGCCGGCGACGAGGACGTCCTGCTCACCCCGGTGCTGCGGAACGAGAAGTTCTTCTCCTGCCTCCAGGACGCCCTCGACTCGGGCGCCGAACTGGTCTGCGGCGGCCACGCCATGCAGCTCGACGGCGCCCGCGACTCCTCCGGCATCTTCCTCGAACCCACCGTCGTCCTGGTCCGCGGCCTCGACGGGGCCCGCGACGTACGGGCGGTGGCGCACGAGACCTTCTTCCCGCTGCTCCCCGTGGTCGTCGCGTCGCGTGCCGACGGCGACGACGAGGAACTGCTGGAGAAGTTCATCGACTGGGTCAACAGCAACGAGTACGGGCTGCGCAACTCCCTCTGGGCCGACGACCGTTCGGTGATCGACCGGTTCACCGCACGGGTCACCAAGGGCGGGCTGCTGAAGGTGAACGACTCGCACATCGGGTTCCTGCCCTACCTGCCCACCCACGGCGGCACGGGCCTGACCGGCGGCGTGTTCGGCGAGGCCAACTACCCGATCCTGCGCACCTCCCACGTACAGGGAGTCAGCGTCAGCGTGCAGGGGCTGCGCCCCCGCGAGGCGGTGTTCGGCGGTGGCCGGCCGGCCACCGCAGCACCGGCCCCGGCGGACCACCGCGGCTGA
- a CDS encoding bifunctional lysylphosphatidylglycerol flippase/synthetase MprF: MSTTEESVAFDSVAQPLRKYAENPSAFLALNSGTEYFLAPGAEGFVAYRTAGGYLVQFGGVFGPEGEQEKLLKAFLEFARAKRRKVCAIQLQRSDADLYARCGFTVNQVGSSFSLHLPAFTLKGSRFMKLRNKISRAKRSGLQIDEVAYDEVAGEIDALDQRWLRSKGRHVKEIEFLVGQCGGPAQSERRLFVGRVEGAVVAYISYSPAYGSRAGWLHDLSRRDNDVSPGVMEAVNAHAIDTFRTEGAEWLHFGFTPFTRLDPGVEVSAASPVTGKFMRFLADHGEKVYPSASQLAYKEKWAPQLVLPEYLAFHGRARFGAIWQILRVTKSI; the protein is encoded by the coding sequence ATGTCAACGACTGAGGAATCGGTAGCCTTCGACTCCGTCGCGCAACCGCTGCGGAAGTACGCCGAGAACCCGAGCGCTTTCCTGGCACTCAACAGCGGGACCGAGTATTTCCTCGCCCCCGGCGCGGAGGGCTTCGTCGCCTACCGCACGGCGGGCGGCTATCTGGTCCAGTTCGGCGGGGTGTTCGGTCCCGAAGGCGAACAGGAGAAACTCCTGAAGGCCTTCCTGGAATTTGCGCGTGCCAAGCGGCGCAAAGTCTGTGCGATCCAGCTCCAGCGCTCGGACGCCGACCTCTACGCCCGCTGCGGATTCACCGTGAACCAGGTGGGTTCCTCATTCTCTTTGCACCTGCCCGCGTTCACGCTCAAGGGTTCCCGGTTCATGAAGTTGCGCAACAAGATCTCCCGTGCGAAGCGCAGCGGTCTGCAGATCGACGAGGTCGCGTACGACGAGGTGGCCGGTGAGATCGACGCTCTCGACCAGCGGTGGCTGCGCAGCAAGGGCAGGCACGTCAAGGAGATCGAGTTCCTCGTGGGCCAGTGCGGCGGGCCCGCGCAGAGCGAGCGCCGCCTGTTCGTCGGCCGTGTCGAGGGTGCCGTCGTCGCGTACATCTCCTACTCCCCCGCGTACGGCTCCCGGGCCGGCTGGCTGCACGACCTCAGCCGCCGCGACAACGACGTGTCCCCGGGCGTGATGGAGGCGGTGAACGCCCACGCCATCGACACCTTCCGCACCGAGGGCGCCGAGTGGCTGCACTTCGGCTTCACTCCGTTCACCCGCCTCGACCCGGGTGTCGAGGTGTCCGCCGCCAGCCCGGTGACGGGGAAGTTCATGCGGTTCCTCGCCGACCACGGCGAGAAGGTATACCCGTCGGCCAGCCAGCTCGCGTACAAGGAGAAGTGGGCGCCGCAGCTGGTGCTTCCCGAGTACCTGGCCTTCCACGGGCGGGCGCGGTTCGGGGCGATCTGGCAGATCCTGCGGGTGACCAAGTCGATCTGA